From a single Arachis hypogaea cultivar Tifrunner chromosome 3, arahy.Tifrunner.gnm2.J5K5, whole genome shotgun sequence genomic region:
- the LOC112789743 gene encoding uncharacterized protein — MSTTLLSPTLSFKPHLPPAKPQCFLRPPRLVTLSSPKELSRISLLKRFAVNDYDGAGSGSGFVDWEKAEKEARARSTMPERFRYLAKEAPDPPVRWPWLLVLGFLIYAWRAVLFELSNWKNAVFGIVRFAGNLLTYLFAILYRFIGSPITFSIRCLEDSFYTVRAFYSWTINNAPIPELTTVIVLASIVLAIAEATVPNCINKQPYVLTMSGLIGYAAVRGYISEPFFWTLLLGLYAFSKLIKKRDNVSCAMPVAAVLAAVGETWVRVLVLITFIALATYQYSQTLSEGKQVEDQEMTERRIPVPLFVAALAIGLRLAAKWAGYRHLTWMIV, encoded by the exons ATGTCCACCACTCTTCTATCTCCCACCCTCTCCTTCAAACCCCATCTCCCACCCGCCAAACCTCAATGCTTTCTCAGGCCTCCCAGATTAGTTACTTTATCTTCACCTAAAGAACTTTCTAGAATCTCTCTTTTGAAGCGTTTTGCAGTAAACGACTACGATGGTGCTGGTAGTGGCAGCGGTTTTGTTGATTGGGAGAAAGCAGAGAAGGAGGCTCGAGCGCGGAGCACTATGCCAGAACGCTTTCGGTATCTCGCTAAGGAAGCTCCTGATCCTCCTGTCAGGTGGCCTTGGCTTCTTG TACTTGGCTTTCTCATCTATGCTTGGAGAGCTGTTCTATTTGAACTATCGAACTGGAAGAATGCTGTCTTTGGGATTGTCCGTTTTGCAGGGAACCTTTTGACATATCTTTTCGCCATACTGTATCGATTTATAGGAAGTCCGATCACTTTTTCAATAAGATGCCTGGAGGATTCGTTCTATACTGTACGAGCCTTCTACTCTTGGACAATCAACAATGCTCCCATACCAGAACTGACCACAGTCATTGTGCTCGCGTCAATTGTTTTAGCAATTGCCGAAGCTACCGTCCCTAACTGTATCAACAAGCAACCTTATGTTTTGACTATGTCTGGTCTTATTGGCTATGCAGCAGTTAGAGGCTATATCTCCGAACCTTTTTTCTGGACCCTTCTGCTAGGGTTGTACGCTTtctcaaaattaatcaaaaagaGAGACAATGTTTCATGCGCAATGCCTGTTGCAGCTGTACTAGCTGCTGTTGGGGAGACTTGGGTTAGAGTTTTGGTGCTCATCACATTTATAGCGTTGGCTACTTATCAGTATTCCCAAACACTTTCCGAAGGGAAACAGGTTGAAGACCAAGAAATGACAGAAAGGAGGATTCCAGTACCACTATTTGTTGCTGCTTTAGCGATTGGCTTACGCCTCGCTGCTAAGTGGGCCGGGTATCGGCACTTGACGTGGATGATTGTATGA